CATGTTATGTTATTGCCTTTAGTTACAGTTTGACAATCTAAGAGTAATCAGCTTTAGTTACAAGGCTGAGTATCGGTTTTCCCGATACTTAACCGTCAAAACTAGTGAGCTTGATGTTCTTGAGTTAGCCTTGACCTTTAAATGATTTTACTGAGAAGGCTTTTAATTTAAAAGTTTATTTTGTAGTATACAGTAATACTAAAACATTCGTGAAAAACAAGATTCCCGGCTTATTTAAATAAGTTGGGAATCTTGTTTTTATCTTTTCAGAAATAAAATAGGATTGCTATATGAACTGAATATTTTACTATTCAGACCAACTTTTAGCGGCTAGGTAAATCAAGTCATAGAAAATGCTTTAAAGTATTCTATTTTACACTTTTAAACCATTCAGTAATACCCTGAGCGATCGCTTTTGCAATTTTCTTTTGTTCTTCGGGGTTAACTACCTGTTCAAATTCATCAGGATTGCTCATAAAACCTAATTCCAGCAACACCGATGGCGCATCTGCTGGACGTGTCAGCGCTAAATTATCCCAAAATACACCATAAGAAGGTCTGCCGATTTTTTTAACGACATAGTTCTGTAAAAACACCGCTAAACCATGTGCTTGGGGCTGATACCAAAAAGCAGCAAATCCCTTGGTTTTTTCAGCATCACCATCATCAGGTAAAGAGTTATGATGAATCGAAAGAGCGATCGCAGGTTGTTCTCTACTAATAATTTTTTGACGTTCTACTAAAGAAACCTCTTTATCATCCTCTCTCGTCATCACCACAGTTGCGCCTCGCTTCACCAACTCGTCACGCAGTGACTTAGATACTACCAAATTCACATCTTTTTCTAAGTATCCAGTTGGGCCGCTAGCACCAGATTCTTTACCGCCATGCCCTGGATCAAGTAAAATCTTGATACCAGCTAAAGGCTTGTGTTTGTTGTGGCTAATTGTCGGCGGATGACGCAAAGCTAAAACCAGGGACGTACCGTTGTATCTCAGCTTATATCCCCACTGTTGAGCTTTTTTGAGGTTAAAGGTGTATTGCACCTGACCAGGGGCTACTTGCTGCCAATCTAGGCGAGAAATTAGGGGGTTATCATCTAGACGAATAATGTCTGTTTGGGCAGTAGTATTGTAGAGAGTCAGGATAAAATTGTTACTGCCTTGTTGCACACTTACAGGTACGGGAACCTGCAAAGGAAAAACTATCTCCGTTGCACCAGGAACTTGACGATATCCAACACTACGAATTACAGTCTGTGGTGGAATCGCACCTGGAAGAATGCGAGTCTCCTTGCTATTAATCCAAGCGCCATAGTCTAGGCGCAACCACTCACCTTCCCTACCTGTAACTGTGGCGCGTGTTCCTTGAGGTAGTGGTGTCAGTCGAGAATTATCGGTACTTGCGCCAGTGCGAGCCACACCTGACTCTGCTATCACCTCAGCAACTGGCAACTGTGCGGGCGAGAGGATTTCTATTTTACCAGATCCTAATTGAGTTATATTCTTGCCGTTGAGTGTTAGTTGAAATTCTGGTTTACCCAAATCTACAGTTTTACCGGAATTCGGAACAACAGCACCGGAAATGATATTGTTACCGTAAATTAGAGAACTCTCAATTGGGGAACCAAGCTGTTGAATTGTAGTGCAACCTTCGTACTTGACTGCGATAGACTGGGCAGTAGTAGGCTGATTTCGTCCTGTGAGAGCTGCCAAATTACTTGGCAGTTGCGCCTGTTGGGGTTGAGCCGAAAGGACAACAGTTTGATTAGCCAGGGTGACGGAAACACTGGCGTTAGGGGGTGCTAACGCGCTAAAGCAAATTAGTTCCCCCGGTAGTCTGGCAATGTCAGCAGCGGGAGTGAGAGAATCTTTGGCAAAGGCTAACCCCTGGGGTAGTTCAGGCTGGGTGGCAAGCCTTGTTACCTTAATCTGAAGTTCTTGATTGCGGTTACGCACACTAAAAACATTCTCTCCCAACTGTAAAGGGAAGCTTGGAGCAAAATGACCAGCCTTGCTGCGGTTAATTGGCTTACCATTGATTAAAACTTGCCCATCGGGTGGTGCAGTACCAAGAAAGAAGATGTTTTCCGCACTGGTTTGGTAATTAGTTCCGGGAAAAACTACTAAAAGAGATGGCTTTGCCAATGCTACGGAGGAAGTGACAATACAGCCTAATATTACTAATCCTAAAAGGTTTTTCACAGCAGAATCACAGAAGATTTCACCACAGTTACTGTGGCACAATGACGGGATGTATTTTTAGAAGTTGCTAGAAATTCAAAGTACTATGACTAAGTTTATCTTTGTAACTGGAGGTGTAGTTTCCAGTATTGGCAAAGGCATTGTAGCAGCAAGTCTAGGGCGTTTGCTCAAGTCGCGAAATTATTCGGTGTCGATTCTTAAACTCGACCCTTATATCAACATCGATCCTGGTACGATGAGTCCCTTTCAGCATGGGGAAGTATTCGTAACCCAGGATGGTGCGGAGACAGATTTGGACTTGGGACATTACGAACGCTTCACTGATACCTCAATGTCGCGCTTAAATAGTGTTACTACTGGTTCAATTTATCAAGCAGTAATTAACAAAGAACGACGTGGTGACTATAACGGCGGCACAGTGCAAGTCATTCCCCACATCACCAACGAAATTAAAGACCGCATTCTGCGAGTTGCCAAAAGCACCAATCCATCTGTAGTGATTACAGAAATCGGCGGTACAGTGGGAGATATTGAGTCACTACCGTTTTTGGAAGCAATTCGCCAGTTTCGTAAAGAAGTGGGACGGCAGAATGTCTTGTATATGCACGTCACGCTAGTTCCGTGGATTGCTTCTGCCGGTGAGATGAAAACTAAGCCAACACAGCATTCAGTTAAGGAACTGAGATCCATTGGCATTCAACCAGATATTTTAGTTTGTCGGAGCGATCGCCCGCTACCCAAGGGATTAAAGCAGAAATTATCAGGATTTTGCGATGTCCCGGAAGAATGCGTCATCACTTCTCAAGATGCCAAAAGTATCTATGAAGTACCGCTGAATCTAGAACGGGAAGGAATGGCAGAACAAGTCCTGAACTTGCTGCAAATGGAACAACGCCAACCAGATTTAACCCAGTGGCAAACCTTAGTAAAACGGTTACATAGTCCTCAGCATGAGGTAGAAATTGCCATTGTCGGTAAATATGTGCAGTTAAGTGATGCATATCTATCTGTAGTGGAAGCGCTAAACCATGCAGCAATTTCCACTTATGGCAAGCTGCGGTTGCGTTGGGTGAACTCCGAACTGTTGGAAACTGAACCAGCTGAAATTCATCTTCAGGGTGTGGATGGCATTGTAGTACCAGGAGGTTTTGGACTCCGGGGAGTAGATGGCAAAATAGCTGCAATTAAATATGCCCGTGATCGCCAAATTCCCTTCTTAGGCTTATGCTTAGGAATGCAATGTTCTGTCATCGAATGGGCTAGGCATATAGGGGGACTAAGAAATGCCAACAGTGCCGAATTTGACCCCCATACAACCGATCCGGTAATTAACTTGTTGCCAGAACAGCAAGATGTCGTTGATTTAGGCGGTACAATGCGCTTAGGGCTATACCCCTGTCGTATTCTCCCCGATACTCTAGCTTTCAAACTCTACCAAGAAGATGTGATTTATGAACGGCATCGGCATCGGTATGAGTTCAACAATGCTTACCGCGATTTATTGTTGAAGTCTGGTTATGTGATTAGTGGAACTTCTCCTGATGGACGCTTAGTCGAAATTGTGGAATTACCCAAGCACCCATTCTTTATTGCTTGCCAATTTCACCCAGAATTTCAATCGCGTCCGAGTAACCCTCATCCTTTATTTAAAGGGTTTATTCAAGCCGCCATCTCACTTTTTTTGACGACCTCTAGTACACCAACACCATTAGAAGTATCATAAAAATTCAAAATTAGTTTTTTTGAATTTTGAATAGACGTGCAGCAACATTGACTTAGGACTTGAGCAGATTTTGACATACAGGGTGACATCATTCATAAATTTTGGACTTGAGGAGATGTTGTGACGTACTGGGTGAAAATCCTTTACGAGAGGAAAGAATATGTAGTAAATTTGGAGCGCGTTCATGCTTTTTGTTATGAAGGGAACGGCAGGGTAACTTTTTGGTTGCCCGATAGTGCTATCCCAATAGTTATTAATCCGCAAAGTAACTTAGAAGACTACCAGAAAGTTCTTGACTATCTAGGATGCGTTACAGGCTTGGAATTAGATCATGCTTATTGGGTGAAAATAGTTTATGAGAAAAATGAATATTTAATCAATCTCACCTGCATCAATTCTTTTTGTCAGGAACCAAATGGCAGAATAACATTTTGGTTGCCAGATGGTACTATTCCCATCATCATCAATCCTGTGAGTAATCCCGAATCATATCAGAAAGTTGTGCAATTCGTTGAGAAAGCAACAGGATATTCCTTATCATGAAATTCCTATTTATTATGAATGTATAGCAGGAGACATAGTTGATAACAGAATATTCTGCAAAGATAAATATATTTATATAGCAATCTTATAAATAGCGAGCATCCCAATTTGGAAAATATAGGGAAGAGAATAGCAATCTCAGGAGTTGACTCCGAACATACTTTTCTTTGGTATAAATGAAAATCGCCAAGCTCATATTCCTGGCTTATTAGAGAAGTCGGGTATCTTGTTGTTTACAAATGATTTAGGATTGCTACAGTGTCCGGTGTACACGTTCTATTTTGGACAGTCTACTACGCTACAAACCCCATTCTGACGTTGATAGTCGCGCCACTCAAGAGTTATTGTGAAGAGTTATCAATTGCTAAATACGTCCATCTTGGCCCAATGCCAAATTAGGGATATTGTCGCCACTGCTGCCAAAAAAGCATCGAGGGTCAAGTTAACCCTCGATGGTTATCACAACCAACTTTTCAAATATCTTCTAAGAAGTGCGATCGCCTCATGCCCGTGTGGTTGGCGAAAACTCTGTAACTATTCTTTTAACTACATCCCACTAACCTTACTCATCCATTATTTTCTCCCATTTATGCTGACAATAGCCGCAAAAACCATCAAAACACTGTTCTGACAGTTGTTCATGAAGCGATCGCCAATGCACAAAAATCGCGATCCGTCTCCACTATGCACGCTTGAGTGAAACCAGCAGTCGTAAGTATCTGAGTCAATCCAGTACTTGATTGCCCTGAGTAAGAAGTAAAACCAAGTGCTATTCGACTACCAACCTTCATAACTCGCCGCACTTCCCGCAGCCCAACTACGGCATCTGGCCAGACTTGCATAGAGTTAACCGCCAGCACTTTATCGAATTTGTTGTCTTCAAAGGGCAAACTTTCCACCGAACCTCGCCGTAAATCAACCAGACCCATCTCAATCTCCGCCATGTTTCTAGCTGTAGCTTGCTCAACCATTTCTTGAGAGTAATCGATGCCTGCGATATATCCTGTTGATGCTAAAGAGGATAAACGCTGAATACCCACTCCTGAGCCGAATCCAACTTCCAACACTTGGTCATTCGGCTGAATATCGAGTAGGTCGATCACCGAATAGGTAAACGCTTGGTTCATGGATGCCATAATTATGCCACCCAACCTACCTAGCATACCCTTCGGGCTACCAAACATCTGCATGAATATACTGTCTACAATGCTCATCAGTGTTAATCGCCTCCCTACTGTGATGCCTCTATGCTATCTAGTATTGAGTTTTTAACACATTGTCATTCTGCCTAAAACTACAAACACAACCACAGTCACAAACATTACAAAAGTTACTACGGATTTATAACTAAGTAAAAAGGAACCAATAAGTTTGTATATTTCTTGTCATGCTTAAACTTTGAAACCATTTCAGCTTTTATAGGATCGTATGGGGAGCAAAAGCCCAAATCCTGTAAAGAAATAGCTAATACCAGAGAAAGCTGCTATTCCTATCCCTATTGCAATATTTGCACGGATATCATCCCAGTCAATATTTTTTAACATCTAGTTATTATTTAATTACAAGTATATTTAATCACATACATATTCCTTTGTCTACTGTCTTAGACATTGAACCACCCTCCTGGAGTAATCGCCAAAACGCACACTATGACAAACCCCGAAAACCTTAGTGATCGCCGAAGTGGGGAAATTGTTCATTAAGGCTGTAATTGGATTACAGTAATAGTTTCAGCAATGTATATCTGGGGTGATATTTTGTCAATTTGAGCGCGTAACCGCCTCAAACCATAATTTGTCGTCACCAGTAGGTTGAGCGTTTAATAATGCTTATTTAGTTATAGTGGCTGGAACGTTTGTGATACCGTGCAATGATCAGTAATTATGATGTGCTGCTTCCCCGATCGCCTTCAGGAGGCGCTTGCTGTAATAATAAATCTATCCAAATGTAGGATAATTTTGTGCTAAAAATTCTTCAGCCTCAGCCTTATCTTTAATTACTCCATCCAAAGTAGCAGCAAGTAAATTATTTAGTATTTCTCGATACTGCGGCCCAGGTTTGTAACCCAGTTTCTTTAAATCATTACCATTCAATAGGGGTTGCACATTCGCCCACACAGTTAAATATTGCCAAATCTGCCGCCTCAGCGTAGACGCGTAACCGCTTGCTGTTAGACATCGCGGAATTTGCACAGCAATTAAAATCAGCGTATGTAAATCATATTTTCGCAGCAACTGTACTACCTGACTCGGACGTTTAAAAGTAGGTAATAACGTCATAACCTCAGTTTGTACTTCAGCCAAGTTCATCAATCTGTCAATGCTATCCTCCTGCAATTGGAGGTTCTTTGCTACTTTTGCCCGATATGTTGGTGCTAAATGGGCGATTAACGCTTCTAAGCGCATTTGCCAGTGGATAAGAGTTTGCTGGGAGTCAAATCGCCGCAAGCAGCGTTCTAGCAAACGTAATTGCCGCAAAAGTTCCTCATCTAACTTCAGACTAGGATGAATACATTGCAAAGCTCCCAAGTTGTCGAGTAACTGCAAAGCTTGTTTCCAGTAGGGAGCTTCTAGAATATGTTTCAATTCTGTTTTTAGCCTAGTTTGCAGGGCAGGAGTTTTGCTATTTTCTTGAATAGTGCGATCGTAAACGCCGCTGTTAATGGCATAACGAATATACTCTTCTGTTCGCGGTTCAATTTGAAATCCAAAGCGCACCGCAAAGCGCACGCCACGATAAATGCGGGTGGGATCTTCGATAAAGCTGTTAGCGTGTAAAACCCGAATTTGTTGAGCTTGTAAATCTAGTAAGCCGCCGAAAAAATCGAGTAGGGGAACCCTAATACCAGCACGAGGGGAAGTAAGCCGCAACGCCATTGCATTAATGGTAAAATCTCGACGATACAAGTCTTGACGAATCGAACTCGCCTCAACTTCTGGATTCGCTGCTGGATAAGGATAAAATTCTGTTCTAGCCGTGGCAATATCCACCCATAAAGAATCCAATTCTGGGTCTTTGTGCCACAGCAAAGCAGCAGTTTGAAAAGCCCCATGAATTTCTAAACGAGCAGTAGGGTAAAGTTGCTGTAGTGCTTTTGCCAGTTCCACACCAGCACCAACATCTGCTGCTTTGTGAAAGCCATCAACTACGAGATCAATATCTTTAATCATCAAGCTGGTTGCTGCTTTGTCAGCTAACAGTAAGTCTCTCACCGCACCTCCAACAAGATAAAGATGCCAACCTCGTTTTTCAGCCTCTTGGGATGCTTTGATAAGCAATTGCCACAGTTGAGGAGCAAGTTTATTTTCTAATTGGGAAAGATTAATATTACTTTCTCCCCCTCTTCCCCTCTCGCTCTCTTCCCCTCTTT
This region of Nostoc sp. UHCC 0302 genomic DNA includes:
- a CDS encoding N-acetylmuramoyl-L-alanine amidase; this encodes MKNLLGLVILGCIVTSSVALAKPSLLVVFPGTNYQTSAENIFFLGTAPPDGQVLINGKPINRSKAGHFAPSFPLQLGENVFSVRNRNQELQIKVTRLATQPELPQGLAFAKDSLTPAADIARLPGELICFSALAPPNASVSVTLANQTVVLSAQPQQAQLPSNLAALTGRNQPTTAQSIAVKYEGCTTIQQLGSPIESSLIYGNNIISGAVVPNSGKTVDLGKPEFQLTLNGKNITQLGSGKIEILSPAQLPVAEVIAESGVARTGASTDNSRLTPLPQGTRATVTGREGEWLRLDYGAWINSKETRILPGAIPPQTVIRSVGYRQVPGATEIVFPLQVPVPVSVQQGSNNFILTLYNTTAQTDIIRLDDNPLISRLDWQQVAPGQVQYTFNLKKAQQWGYKLRYNGTSLVLALRHPPTISHNKHKPLAGIKILLDPGHGGKESGASGPTGYLEKDVNLVVSKSLRDELVKRGATVVMTREDDKEVSLVERQKIISREQPAIALSIHHNSLPDDGDAEKTKGFAAFWYQPQAHGLAVFLQNYVVKKIGRPSYGVFWDNLALTRPADAPSVLLELGFMSNPDEFEQVVNPEEQKKIAKAIAQGITEWFKSVK
- a CDS encoding CTP synthase codes for the protein MTKFIFVTGGVVSSIGKGIVAASLGRLLKSRNYSVSILKLDPYINIDPGTMSPFQHGEVFVTQDGAETDLDLGHYERFTDTSMSRLNSVTTGSIYQAVINKERRGDYNGGTVQVIPHITNEIKDRILRVAKSTNPSVVITEIGGTVGDIESLPFLEAIRQFRKEVGRQNVLYMHVTLVPWIASAGEMKTKPTQHSVKELRSIGIQPDILVCRSDRPLPKGLKQKLSGFCDVPEECVITSQDAKSIYEVPLNLEREGMAEQVLNLLQMEQRQPDLTQWQTLVKRLHSPQHEVEIAIVGKYVQLSDAYLSVVEALNHAAISTYGKLRLRWVNSELLETEPAEIHLQGVDGIVVPGGFGLRGVDGKIAAIKYARDRQIPFLGLCLGMQCSVIEWARHIGGLRNANSAEFDPHTTDPVINLLPEQQDVVDLGGTMRLGLYPCRILPDTLAFKLYQEDVIYERHRHRYEFNNAYRDLLLKSGYVISGTSPDGRLVEIVELPKHPFFIACQFHPEFQSRPSNPHPLFKGFIQAAISLFLTTSSTPTPLEVS
- a CDS encoding class I SAM-dependent methyltransferase, whose translation is MSIVDSIFMQMFGSPKGMLGRLGGIIMASMNQAFTYSVIDLLDIQPNDQVLEVGFGSGVGIQRLSSLASTGYIAGIDYSQEMVEQATARNMAEIEMGLVDLRRGSVESLPFEDNKFDKVLAVNSMQVWPDAVVGLREVRRVMKVGSRIALGFTSYSGQSSTGLTQILTTAGFTQACIVETDRDFCALAIAS
- a CDS encoding CBS domain-containing protein, giving the protein MDLILCHTTADFDALGAAVGLTRLLPGSKIVLTGGSHPPVRDFLALHRDEYPLIERRSVNPESIRSLTVVDTQQRDRLGKAAEWLDLPQIKEIIVYDHHIGQAQDIPATRSHISSVGAATTLIVEQLQQQQISLTSAEATVMALGIHVDTGSLTYDQATPRDALALAWLMQQGASLTVISTYRDPGLSPQLQQLLTQALESLEYVCLRGYTIAWVNLETDSFVPGLSSLASQLVELTEIDAILLANEYPLGEGDSRLTIIGRSQIPRTNLNLLFQPLGGGGHSQAASLNLRKVDSAAILQQLLDGLKATVPHPPTARDLMSSPVRTILPETTIEEAQRILLRYGHSGLSVVDTQRQLVGIISRRDIDIALHHGFSHAPVKGYMTMNLKTITPDTTLPQIEALMVTYDIGRLPVLENEQLVGIVTRTDVLRELHQERDEEERGEESERGRGGESNINLSQLENKLAPQLWQLLIKASQEAEKRGWHLYLVGGAVRDLLLADKAATSLMIKDIDLVVDGFHKAADVGAGVELAKALQQLYPTARLEIHGAFQTAALLWHKDPELDSLWVDIATARTEFYPYPAANPEVEASSIRQDLYRRDFTINAMALRLTSPRAGIRVPLLDFFGGLLDLQAQQIRVLHANSFIEDPTRIYRGVRFAVRFGFQIEPRTEEYIRYAINSGVYDRTIQENSKTPALQTRLKTELKHILEAPYWKQALQLLDNLGALQCIHPSLKLDEELLRQLRLLERCLRRFDSQQTLIHWQMRLEALIAHLAPTYRAKVAKNLQLQEDSIDRLMNLAEVQTEVMTLLPTFKRPSQVVQLLRKYDLHTLILIAVQIPRCLTASGYASTLRRQIWQYLTVWANVQPLLNGNDLKKLGYKPGPQYREILNNLLAATLDGVIKDKAEAEEFLAQNYPTFG